In Ostrea edulis chromosome 4, xbOstEdul1.1, whole genome shotgun sequence, a single window of DNA contains:
- the LOC130053871 gene encoding uncharacterized protein LOC130053871: MHSYEETPFDKHTAIEKHGGEDEPPASQSVNNKCTEICQGDFKGKSCAKIVLVTVTHSAFPDRRFRTYAILDDQSNRTLAQKDLFDAFDIVGERQDYTLSSCAGNTLMSGRRSAGFTVESLDGTYRVDLPTLIECTEIPNDRSEIPTCDIAMLHEHLRPIAHELPPTEPESRISLLIGRDVPEAHHVLDQIIGPYSKPYAQKLRLGWVVIGDVCLQGRHVPDRVCARKTHVLQEGRGSIFRPCTSKLEVSDDYGLSEPLKEIPFRTREDRFASTVFERTKHDDKIGLSCEDRTFMEIMDKELHKDIDGSWCAPLLFKPSRERLPNNRKMALHRAMSLEKGLKKDSTKCEHFIAFMEKLLICKHAKIAPDLVEGEEVWYIPVFGVYHPKKRDQIRCVFDSSAKFEGVSLNDVMLSGPDLVNNLITVLMRFKKEPVAVMADIQQMFYCFTVREDHRNFFLGFFGIVTTT, encoded by the coding sequence ATGCACTCTTATGAAGAGACTCCATTTGATAAACACACAGCGATAGAGAAGCATGGCGGGGAGGACGAGCCTCCAGCTTCACAATCTGTCAATAACAAGTGCACCGAAATTTGCCAAGGCGACTTTAAAGGAAAATCATGTGCCAAGATAGTTCTTGTCACTGTGACCCATAGTGCATTTCCTGATAGGAGATTTCGTACCTATGCTATCTTGGATGATCAAAGTAACCGTACATTGGCGCAAAAGGATCTGTTTGACGCGTTTGACATAGTTGGCGAAAGACAGGATTACACCTTGTCAAGTTGTGCTGGCAATACACTTATGTCAGGCAGACGATCTGCAGGATTCACAGTGGAATCACTTGATGGTACTTACCGAGTTGATCTGCCGACTCTAATCGAGTGTACAGAGATACCGAATGATCGATCGGAGATACCTACCTGTGACATAGCTATGCTTCATGAACACTTAAGACCGATTGCTCATGAGCTACCGCCCACTGAACCAGAGAGTCGCATCAGTCTTTTAATTGGCAGAGATGTGCCTGAAGCACACCATGTTCTTGATCAAATCATTGGACCTTACTCTAAACCATATGCACAAAAACTAAGGCTTGGGTGGGTTGTCATAGGAGATGTTTGTCTACAAGGTCGACATGTACCAGACAGAGTTTGCGCAAGAAAAACTCATGTGTTGCAGGAAGGAAGGGGCTCAATATTCCGACCTTGTACGAGTAAGCTCGAGGTTTCTGATGACTACGGATTGAGTGAACCATTGAAAGAGATCCCCTTTCGGACGAGAGAAGATAGATTCGCATCAACTGTTTTTGAACGAACCAAACACGATGACAAGATTGGTTTGTCTTGTGAGGACAGAACTTTCATGGAGATAATGGACAAGGAGTTGCACAAGGACATAGATGGGAGTTGGTGTGCCCCTCTCCTATTCAAGCCGTCTCGCGAGCGACTCCCAAACAACAGAAAAATGGCTCTTCATCGTGCGATGTCACTTGAAAAGGGTTTGAAAAAGGACTCAACAAAATGTGAACATTTCATTGCATTCATGGAAAAACTGCTCATCTGCAAGCATGCCAAAATTGCTCCAGATCTGGTCGAAGGAGAAGAAGTTTGGTATATTCCAGTGTTTGGGGTGTACCACCCGAAAAAACGTGACCAAATACGCTGTGTATTTGATTCGTCAGCTAAGTTTGAAGGAGTATCTTTAAACGATGTCATGTTATCTGGTCCAGATCTTGTCAACAATCTTATTACAGTACTGATGCGATTTAAAAAGGAACCTGTTGCCGTGATGGCCGACATTCAGCAAATGTTTTATTGCTTTACAGTACGAGAAGATCatcgcaatttttttttaggtttcTTTGGTATTGTGACAACGACTTAA